Genomic window (Psilocybe cubensis strain MGC-MH-2018 chromosome 1, whole genome shotgun sequence):
taaggaaattatatttacggggaatatttccccacttgggcagccatataACAGTGTCTCAATTTTAGTCGAGGGAGAAGCTCTAAAGGAAGCGGCATTGCGCCTGATGCTACAAAGATATGCTTCAGGTTTGGAAACAACACATCGTCTTCAGATGAAAGGTCGTGGAACTGATCGTCTAAGCAGAACGCCTCCAACAGGTCTTCCAAATGTGCCATCTGTCCCCAAGCGCTATCAGAATCGGTCGGTTTGaggtgaaaaaaaaaggatgtGACCGAGGTAAGAGATTCTGCAAGAAGGACAAGGTCATCAACCGAGATACATCCGTAGTTGAGAGAAAGTTCCGTGATGGTGCAACGGGAACGGTCAACCAAGTCCAAAAAATCTTCTGCTGGAAAAGGAGGAGCGTGCTGGACACCGAAAATAGTCAGATTTGGGAGTATGAGGTTCCTGAGAAAGGCAGAAACAATCGGGGTGTTTGCGGCGCTACTATCAGGATCTTCACTATAGGCGTCTATATAGAGGTTTTGTAGGTTTGCACAGCGCAAGGATGTGGTTCCTGCCAAGGTTCCGTTGGGAATCTCTTGAACAACGTCGTTGGAGTAAATGAAAAGGCGGAGTTTAACAAGCCTAGGAGCCAGGGTAAGTACCTTAAAGGTATCATTGAGAGATAAGTAACTCGAAACAAATTCAGTAAGATTGCTCCAGTCTATGGAAAAGCGGTCCAGTTTAAATAGTTCAAGGGTCAGGGAGAGTGGTGCTGCATTCCCAAAATTGATGACAGCCAATGGGTCGGAGAGGTCTTCTAAGATGCAGTATATCCCCAACTCCCTCAAGAGACATGGTGAATCAAAGGGGCGCTCCGCAGAGATACGTGCAAGCATGGAGGTGCTCAGCCCCGATAGAATGAGTTTCTGGCAACGATGAAGGACCTCACAGATGGCATCTGCAAGAGGGGCGAAAATCTGAAGATCCTGCTGCAACTCGGGTTCCAATGGCCCAGGTTCCAATGGCCCAAAAATATTGATTGAAAGAGGACGATTTCCGGAGCGGCCAAGCCACTCAATTGCAAGCTGTACCATTTGCGCTGCCGTTGTGGAGCGCGGTTTTATTTTGAACAGAGGATTATTCCACAGGTGAGGAGATTCCCAGGCAATTTTGCGCCATCGTTGACATACAGCACCTAGAGGAAGAACGTCCTCGGGGGGGACACCAACACCCCGAGTGGCATTGACGGACAAGTCGATATAAAACTGAAATATATACGCAAGGATTTCTACGGGCATTCGATCGGTCACATTCCTGACAGTGAGGGTTTGTTGGTTGAGCTGAGGCAAGGGTATCTCCTGGGGCAGTGGAGTTGACATAGGTAGGGGAAATCTCTTTGACGTTGGAAGTTGGATGTTGGATGTGAACGTGCGTGTGAACCTTTGCCCTTTTATTCCTTTCATCCTTTCATGGTCACTTTCACGAATCACTTTCAATCTCCGTTCAAACTCCGAGACCCTTGCTGGAAATGGGTTTATTAGGGTATCAGACTCTGACTGGGCTAAAAGgtgtaccaccaccatcaccccATGACCAACACCTGCACTGGCAACACTACCCAATTACACACACCCCATTCACATCGTACATCTGTACCCCCCTTTACTGTATACGCACACGCAACATATGCACACAACCTCGACTAGAACTACCCTCAACTCCGAGTCGATGCATCCCAAAAGTGTACTTGGGTAGTAacacaccacaccacacaTTGCTCATTGTTCATAAAGGTAATCTATGGACGAAGTAGCGTATTCCTCATGGCTCGTGATGATTGTTAATAACGAAGATCTCATTGTCATGTGTTGCCATCGATAAGGGTCACGCTTTCGTACATTAAGCGCCCGTGGGTTGATTTGTATAAGAGACATTCCACTTCCTGAGATGCAGCTCGGTGACTTCTGAATCCTTAGTGCAATACTAATTTATCATGATTGAAGTCTTGTTCCTCCGCTTCCAAAGTTTATCAGCGAGACGCATACAAGTAAAAAAGTTTGATCTGTCCAAGTTATCCGAGGACCCGGAACATCCCTTGGAATGGGAGACGATTGCAAAACTCTTACACATTCGTGACACCAGCTCTACCAACATCTTGCAGTCAATTTTCTCAAAACAATCCTCCTTTCATCCGGCATGCGACAGGTCCCATTGGTATAAATGCGTTGATTTGAGTTATCCTTATGGACATGGTGCTGTGGTTCACTTTCCGATGGAAGAATCTAAAGCAAGGGAATCTGTCAATAAGTCTTTTAAATTTTAAAGTAGATCAGTATAAGTTGTATCCAAGATGGTTTTCAAGCTGTTCCAAAAGCATTGTCCAATTCAGTGCGCATATTATTGTAATTGATCCGGTGCCCCAGTCAATGAAGGCCACAAATTAAGCGCCCATACAAAGTTTAGACCATTCTACCCACTAAAATGCAATGCTAAAGTAAGTATATTGGCCCTTGGAGGAGCCCTTAGCCCTATAAACTTTATGTACCCCCCCTTCGCTAATCTTCATGAAGCCTCTGCGAATTATGACACTACATATACAGTCATCACAAGCGGAAGCATTCTAAAATTAGATTCAACGCGGAATTTATTGTTAATCATGCTTGGGTTACGGGTCTTATAATACATAATTGAGAAGAACTGGATGTTTGCATGGTATCTCTCAGAAGTTCCTTATCAACTCTTTTCCTGGCCTAATGGAATAATAGCAGTTCGGGAACAGTATAGATTGTATAGCTTTACTCGGTCCCCATGTCAGCAGGTCACTTTCTTCCTTGCTACTCAATTGTTACTCTCAGATTTTACCCAATTTGCTGAAGAAGCTAAGCTAATTGAGCAGCAATATGTGTTTGAAGGGGATTATATTGTGCCTGGTTTGTAAGCCCTGGGTATATAAAGCCCTTGTTGTAGCTTGGATTACTCCTTGCTAACTCCCCACTTTTTTCAGGCTCGATAAAGATATTTCCCTACGCCATTCTCCCCAATACCCACAGTTTTTACGGAAATTAACAAATGCTCTACTACTGCAACAGGTGCAATCATCACTTTACACCAAGGAACGAGATGCACAATCACATCCCCACAAACCCTCAACCCAATCACTGCACGATATGCGACACCGATGTTGAAGATACAACAATCCACATTAAAGCCCATCATGCAACCTGCGCGATCTGCGATATAATTTACAAGGACAATCatggcttttttttttttttttttttttattttgtgtTATAGCCTCTGAGGGGTGGACCCCTCCCTTGGCTTTGTGCTACGTACTCTACCTACTGCACCCCTTTGGTGCTGGGCTTTCCTCAGTTCATCTCTGCGCCATGGGGGGCCCTCACGTCCCCCCACCTGGCCCAACCTTTCCTAGGTTGTTTGAGATGACACTTCCAGCCTCGTTTCGGCTTCTCTCTACGGTGTTTTCTCCTTTTACTGACTCGTTTGTGGGTGGTGTTATGTTGTCTATccatcgtcctcctcctcctctattCCCCTCCTGATTAAGTTTTCCTTGTACGGTCGTATTCGTTTCGTCTTCGCAATATATTTGAGTAACGCTTTGACGTTGTCACTTTTTGTCGTGAGCTCTTCTAAGTTGGTGCATTTCTTTCCGATCTCATTCCACATGTCTTGTCTAAGGTGCTTGTATCTTCTACATTCGAACAGGTAGTGTTCCACAGTCTCGGTCGCTCTCTGGTCTCCTCGTCTTTCTGCACAACACGGGCAGTGTTTATCTTGCTTGCCGTTGATTTTGCTGAGGTGAGCGTTCAGCGGAATGTGTCCTGATCGTATTTGAATGATGACGCTGGCCTGGGTCCGGTTGAGCCTCTTCAAGGCTTTCCTGAACCTGTTGAAAGGGAATTCAGTGTCAATCGTTTCGAATTTTACACGTCTCTTCGATTCATTCCAGCGATTTCGCCATATCGTCATCAATTCTTCGTGGTACGCCTGTTTCTCCGCTGAGGCGCTCTTCTTCAGTTCATTTTTCAGCGCTTCTGGTAATTCATCGTGTGGAGAGTTGTCTCCTTCCGCCGCGCGCTTCGCTTCTTCATCAGCCCTTTCATTGCCTAAGACATCGGAGTGCCCGGATATCCAGTGCAGTGTAATGTCTCCCTGTAGGTGCCGAAATGCTGCGTCAATCTGCCTCATAATGTGCTGACCAGACTTAGCTTTGGGCCATTCTAGGTTCCTTAGGAGCGACTGGTTGTCGCTGAATACGTCGATCTTGTACCCATTAGTTGGCTCTTCGTTGGCAATGAGTTTGGAGGCCAGGAGGCCTCCGACTGCTTCCGCTTCGTATGTGTTGTGTTTGTCCTTTGTTCCCAGGTGCTTACGCAGGACTTTGCTATGCCGGTCTTGTCTGGTCCTGAGCAGGATCGCTGCTGCTCCGGTGCCTAGTCCGTGGCTGGATCCGTCGGTGTACACTCTGAGGTCcgctttgcttttcttttcgtATTTCATTGACTCTTCTCGGGTTTGGGCAATGACAATCTTGAAAGGCGGGCGGTAGCTTGATGGGTGCAGTGAGGGCTCAATCGTTTCTATTGTACTCGGCTTCAATTCAAATATTCGTATGAGGTTGTCAATTGGGGTCTTGTGTCTTCTCGCTGGTTGTGCTTCAGCCCTCGAAATCACTCGGTGCAGGGGGTGTGTGGGTGGCAGGGTTGCCATACGTACCATTGCTCTGTGACAGGCTTTTAGCAATGCTAGCTCCAGGGGAAGGACGCCCGCATGGGCGTCCAGCAACTCAGTGGGCGTTGACCTCATGGCACCCGTGATTGTTAGTGTTGCCCTTTTTTGTATGGACATCATCCTTTTAAGCGCTGCTACCGATCCTACATTGTTGCGGCGGCCTATTGGTTTTGTTGGTGGGGTATACCACACGTCAATCCCATAGGTGAGTCATGGTAGGACTGTTGTGATGTACAGCTGACGGAGTAAGTAGGGGTGGATCCCTGTTGTTGGTTTTGCGAGGCGTCGAAAGTTTGCTACGCAAGCTGCGGCCCTTTCTGTGGCGTATTGTAGGTGTGTTTTCCATCGCAATTGACAGTCTAGGCGGAAGCCTAGACATTTGAAGTCGCGGACCTGTGGTACTAGTTCGCCGTTAACTTCTAGTCGTGGGTGATCGAGGAAGTCGGGATTCCTTGGGTCGAGGTGCATTACTGCTTGTTTGGCCGGGGCAAAACTGGAATTGTGGCTGTTGCTCCATGTGAGAGCTCCATCCTCTTTGTTGTAGTAGGATACTTAGCTTGTCAGTTGTCTCATCCGTGTCTTTCCCAATGGCCATTAGAGTAACATCGTCTACGTATCCGATAGCGTCCTCCCCTTCATTGTGGTTGACTATTTCGAGTAGTTCGGCATTGTAGATGATGTACAATATCATGGACAGGGGGTCGCCCTGTCCAATTCCATTGTCAATCTTCATAAGTGCTGAGACGAAGTCGTCGAACTTGAGTCTTGTTTTTCTATCCTTCAGTAGCTCTCGAATGAATTCTACGTAGACGCGTGGtattcttctcttcttgagGTTGTGTAAAAGCCGATCCGTTACCGCGTTGGGGAAGGCGCCTTCGAcgtcgaggaagaggagggatgcCACCTTACCTTTCCTCCACGCTGCTTTAACTTTATTGACCATGTAGTGCATCGCGTCTGAGGTTGTTCGGCCAGGTCGGCCTCCAAAGTGCGTGTTGGGGAGGAGTTGGTGTGCTTCCACTAAGTGGCTGATCCTCTCGGCAACTATGGCTGTCAGTACCTTCGGCATAGTGTTGAGTAGGGCGATCGGGCGGTATGCTTTTGCTGACTTGTAGTTGGGCTTGCCGGGTTTTTTCAGTACGACCGTGATAGAGTGTTTCCACTCCTCTGGGTAGTGGCCTGTCTTCAGGATTGCGTTGTAGATTGAATGCAGCCGGTTCGTTATCAGCGGTGCCGTCTTTTGCAAAACAACGTTGGGGATCTCGTCGATGCCGCAGGCTTTGTAGGGTGTAAGCCGACTTATTTGGCGCAGAATTTGCTTGCGCGTTATGTGACCGCTATCCGAGATTGCTTCCGGGTAGGTGAAGTTCTGTGGGACAGAAGAAGAGTCTGGTTTTTTTGGGAAGAATGAGTGAGCAAAAATCTTAGCTTTTTCCTCATTTTCGGTTACGTCCTCTTGCTCATCGTACTCGTTTGTGACTGTTAGTGATGGGATTCTGGGTCTACCTCCATCGCCTACAGGGTTTTTGAAGTACCGGTTCGCCATCCAGATGTCTGCGCCCTCCGCGTCGAGTAACCATTCACTCCAATGATTGCGTTTTGTGTCCACCACGAGCCTAGCAAAGGCTCGCTTTGCTGCCTTGAATTCGTTATGACATGGGTGCCAGGGCTGCGTTCGGAATTTGTTATGGAGGCTGCTCATCTTGTTTTTGTACCTCTTTGCTTCCTCGACTTCGCTCGTCCACCATCGCTTTGATTCCGGTAATGGTTTTCGCAGCTTGATCACTTCTTTTATTGTGTCTTGGATTGCATGTGTCAGAGCGGCCACTTCTTTGTCAATCTTCTCCGCCGTGAAGAGTGTGATTGGTGTGGTGTCGTCCCCCAGTTTCGTCTCCAGTGTCTTGTTGAATTTGGTCCAGTTGGCAGTGCGAAAGTTTTTCTCGAGTACATCGTTAGCCTTCTTGTGGCTAGCGTCGATTTCCGTGATTATTGGATAGTGATCAGTGTTTGCCGGTCGGTTGTCGTAGTCGACGTCGCATCTTGTCACGTATTTGGCGAGAGTCTCTGAAATAAACACGTTATCAGGTCTTGACATTCTTTTTGTTACCATGTGTTCCAGGGTTGGTAGGCCTTTTGGCAGGGCCATGGTCAGCCCGTTTGCCTCGACAAGCTCGATTAGTCGCTCCGCTTCTGTTATTGCCTGTGGAGTGAATAATCTATCATCTTCGTCCCTGTCCCACATGGGGTGGTGATGGTTGAAGTCTCCAGCCCACAGTTGATGGGTGTTAGGTGAGTTCAATTCCTGATGGTGATCTTCCAGGTACTGCTGAAGTACGTTGAGTGTTACGCCGACTCGTCCTGGGTGGTACACGTTGAAGATGTACAGGGTTCCTCTGGCGCACTGGAGCTTGATTGCGGTGATGTCGTTCGATGTCGGGAATGCTACCTCGCTCCATCGACTTGTATCGAGTCTCTTGTTTACCCAGATACCCGATCGAGTAGTTGCCGCGTTTGCTCTGCTGACTGGGTAGATTGGTCGGAAGTGGGCGCCGGTTCTAATGTTGCCGAATTTTGTTATGTATGGTTCTTGTATGAGCACGATGTCGTATTCTTTCCCCAGTTCGCTGTTTAAGAGCTCGAGGTGAGCCACTTCCGATTTGTTTAGGTTTATCTGCAAAATACAAATTCGGTGGAGATACTGCTCGTTTATAGGGCGGGTACTCATCTTTTAGTCGTCTGTGTTTCTTGCCGTTGGCCTCTTTTCTCCTTTGTTGCTGCTCGTTTGTTGGGTGGGTTTGGGTTCCGGGCTCTGCTCGGGCGTCTGGATCGGTGTGCGTTGCACGTTCGTTGCGGGTTCAACTGTCCACCTGGGTGATTGTCCTTGCGCGAACGCTTTGTTTTTGAAGGTTGTCGGCGCTGAGTTAGTGTCTACGCTCCAGGTCCATGGTTCGTCCGTGGGGATGAAGGGGAGCCTGTTTTCTGGGGTGCGTTCATTCTTCTCAAGCACCTTCTTCAGGAATACCGGGCAGTTTCTGTCGTAACTGGGGTGGTCGTCGACGTCGCAGGATACGCAGTGTGTTGTGGTCTCTTCACAGTTTGGTGTGCAATGTCCTTTCTTTCCGCAGTGGCCGCAGATATCTTGCTTGGATGTACATTCCTTCGCGAAGTGGTTGTATCCCTGGCACTTGAGGCACCTGATGGGATCGTTTCGGCACTTCTGCACTCTTACCCATTTGTTCGCTATGTACATTCCAATTGCGATTAGTCTGTTAGCCTCGCTTGCGTCGTTTACCGTGAAGATGATGTGGGCACTCTGCTGGCCTTCGGCTCGTCTCGAAATCTTCTTCGCCCATCGCATGGCCACTATCGTTCCCTCCTCCACTCTGTTGGTTTCCTCCACTTCCCTCAGGAAATCAGCGTCGTCTGGTTCGGCGGTGAGGGGGACCCCCATCGCTATGAGCTCGTACGTGCGTTTTTTGGTGGTGACGTCTTCACCGATTTCCTTGCAGAGGTTACGACGGttctcctccaccctcaTCCACGCCGCTCCGAAGTCTGCGTCAAACTCAATCAACAGTCCTCCGTTCCTCTGCTTGATTGCGGATCGGATCCGAACTGACCCTTCCGGCTCGAGTTTCAGCAGGATTTTGTTTATCAGGTCCTTAGCCTCCTTGTCGCCCATCGTGCTGATTTTCGCGTCCTTGTCAATCCCTTCCAACATCGTCTGCCTTGCACGGATGCCATGACGTGCGAGTACTCTGGGGTTGGTCGCGACGTTTGATTGGACTAGGATCTGGCTAACCGTAGATAGCCCTTTTGTGAGAGCCTGACTGTAGGACGTACCTGTGGCTGGTGCTTGATGCACCGGTTTGCTCGCGGCCGATTTGATAAGATCGGCAGTGGCCTTGTTGATTTCTTCGAGTTTTTGATCTACCTGGTCCTGCGCGTGTTGTACGAGAGCCTTTATTTCGTTCGTAAAGGTTGCAAGCTCCTCGCCGAATCCGTCGTGGTAGGTTTGGGTCGCCAATGGTatctccatctcctcgaGCATAAAAGCCAGGCCTCGCATGGCCTGTATTACTACTGGTGGGATTTTTGCCGACATTTGCGAGATCTGAAACAGACATGCGGCGGCCCGATGTGCCGTCAGTCCCGCGCCAGCTGGCACCAGGAGCTGGTGCTCCTCGAGCATTGCTCTCCCTCCTTTCGCGTCTTGGACTTGCTGGAGTTCCTCGTTGATTACGGTGCCTTTACTTCTCGAGCTTCGGTCGGCGCTGGGAGGGTCGCTTTGACTCGGGGTAGCCGTGTTTCCCATGCCCGTCTTTTTGACACGCGCGGTGCCGGAATTGACGTTCATATGATAGTTTTAATGTGCGTGGGTGTTTTTGGGTTTGAGATAGCAGTGGGGGGTATTTTAGGTAcgtttttgtgtgttttttttactctacTCGACTGCTAATACGCCTGGCAGACCAGTCCCTTGCGCTCTAGGTGCGTGGGAAATGTGCTGGAGGTGGTAGTTGCGGATCAAGGAGCCAAGCAATCATGGCTTACACGAGCACTACAGTCTATCTCAACGACACCGCGGCACTTATTGCGGTGGATGTAAAAGGCTGTTCAATTCGGCGAGTAATTTTGATTCACATATTCGATCATCTACTCATACACCTAAGTATGTGTTGTGTCCTGCCAAGTGCGGACGCGGGTTTGTATCGCACTCGGCGCTCGTCCTCCACTTTGAAAATGGTAAATGCCGTCCGGAGGTAGGTACTATCGACATTCGGAGAATCGACAATTTTATGCGGAGGAACAACACGCACCACATGATGACCGACCTGGCTACGATCCCCGACGCACCTACCGGCAATGAAAATTTGGTCCCTTTGGGACATTTCATTGTCCAAAGGCATGGGAGCAGGTATGCGTACCAATGCACCGTGTGCAGGAAACGCTTCAGAGTTTTGGCTTCGTTAAACCAACACCTTCACGGAGCACGGCATGGCAAAGAGAAAATATACATATGCCGAGGATACCGTTGTGATATACAGTTTGCCACGCTCGGCGGACTCGCACAGCATGTAGAAAGTGGAAAGTGAAACGCATCTCAAGCTTCGGATGTACTTGAGGTATTGGATAGGTTGCTGAAGGAGATGGTACAGGAACTTATATGAGATGCAGCCTTTGGAGGAGTTCACTCCTGTCAGTGGTATTTATTTACCACTGGCATACCAAAAGCAATGCTGAGATATAGATATCTTAAGAAGACACCATGCTGATTAATCAACAATAACAACCATAAAATATGAATGCTAGAGGTGCTCACGGGTAGTACTATATGAAATTAATAGGAGGAACCAAGAGGGAAGAGATAGCAGATTTGAAAGAGCCAGAGGTGTCATCCTAAACAGTCTCGGATAGGCTGGGCTTTGAAGGGGGACGTGAGGGCCCTCTGTAGCGCAAGGACGAGCCGATGAAGGTACAATCACGCTCATAGGGAGCGAGTagataaacaaaaaaaaaaaaactaccAGAATCAGTCTATGTAATCCAATTTCTGCACCATTTTTTTAATTACAAACCTTGACCCGTGTtctgaaattttttttgactgTTTCAGAACAAGTTTGTATGGCTGAGGCCAATTCTTCAATGACAAATTGACTGTTGACCTTGAAGCAACCGACTTGAAGCATCACAACAAAATCATGGGAACACGCCAAACAAATAGCCAAACATGTCTTCACCACGAACCACGCCAGCCGCATGACGTTCGAATCCCATACGGGCTTGGAGCCCAAACAGTCCTCAGCGCATCGTCGACGCCTACAGCGGATACGACAGATATTATTATTAGAGCAGTAATGCTTCTATTGTGACAGAAAAACGGACATATGGTTTCCTGAGACTACTTATATCACCGTGCAACTTCCCAATATCTCACTCACACGAACTCGTTCATCCTTCTGTCTACGAGAATGACTTCCACTCGCCATATATACGACTCCAAGGCTGAATCCAGCTCCAAGTACGAAGAGGGGGATGCGACAGGGAATGGTGTTTCCAAGACTTCCCGTCGCGTGCGCAGGTTGTACCAGATTCACGTTGGGCAGCTGTTCGACTCAGTGGGACGCGTCTTGGTGAAGGATCAAGTCGTGACTGTTGATAGAGACAGGGGCATCATCATAGACGTCTCTGACGAGCAGTTGAAGGACTGGGAATGGGTTGTTGGGAAGGAGGAGGTCAACGTTTCAGTGGAGCGGATCGACTTGGAGGGCTTGGTGTTGCTCCCAGGGTTCGTGGATGTCCATGTTCATCGTGAGTACATTCCCTGCGAAACCTCATTATGATTAAAGTTTTTTTGAGTGTTGACAATGTGCTGATTTTGTCTTAATTGAATCAAgtctttcttcatccataTTCGGAGACTTCATGGGATGACCAGGTCACCAAAGAGAGTCTCTCTGAGCGCACTGTGCGTGCGACTGTTCACGCTCGAAGGACGCTTCTGGCTGGATACACCACAGTTCGGTGAATTTACTTCCTCTTCGATTCCTTCGATGATGCAATAAATTTACATATTTAATCTATTTTCTGGGTGTTAGGGATCTCGGCACTGAAGGCGCTCTTGATGCAGATATTGGGCTACGGAAATGTTTGGCTGGGCAGCACCCCATGATACCTGGACCGCGATACTACTGCGCAACGCGAGCCATTGTCACTACAGGGTCGTATGGTGAGTGACCCATACTTGGCAAATATCCTTCAATCTGATATTCTCTGATGTTAAGGCCCTAAGAACACCTTGACACCTTCTCAACAAGGTGTAGACGGCATGCGAGGAGCAGAACCTGCGGACGGTGTTGCCCAATGCATACAAGAAGTGCGCAAACAAATAGGCGCTGGTGCTGATTGGATCAAGGTAAATTAAGTCTGTATAGGGGTGGAGCCGTCTATTCTGAACTGTACATAGATATACGCTGATTACCGGCCCAGAAGTCTCACTGCACCGGTCTCCTTTTCAACCGCGACGCGTTCCATTGCGACGTTCCACGAGGATGAAATGAAAGCCATGATTAACACGGCGCATGCATTGGGAGTCAAGGTCGCCGCCCACGCGAGTACTTTCGGTGCAATCAAAAATGCAGTTGCCCTAGGTGTCAATAGTATTGAGCATGGTGGTCAAATCTGCCTgggtgaagaagaggacgaagaggaacTGGAGAATGGCACTGGCGTAACCGAGCTTCTCGAAGAGCTCGTAAAACCAGGAGGAAATACGTTCTTCGTCCCAACGGTTGCCGTGTACTACACCATCCAGCAAAGCGGGACTGTGTATGGCAACCAGCAATGGGAAATGGCGAAAAGAACCTTTGAGGCGGCCCTCAGTGTTGACTCGTCACAATTTGACACATCCAACGCCACTTATTTGGATGGCGAAAAACCCGATTTGAACATCGCATGTGGTGGAGACACAGCTGTGTTTCCTCATGGCCAAAATGCACTAGAAATGTCACTGATGCGTAAATTGGGGGCAAGTTGGGAGAGGGTTCTTGGATGGGGGACGTACAGTGGCTGGAAATGCGTTCGCGGAATGGAGTGGGAGGGTgtcaaaggaaagaagaaactTGAGCGCCTTCAAGCTCGAGAAAAGAATAGGAAATTCAATCTGAGTGGTGGCGACGAGAAAGGTGGAGGTAAAGAAGACTTAGATTTGGATCGTGGAGTGCCATTTGGCGCTATTCGAGTCGGCTGGGCTGCAGATCTCATTGGAATACAGGGGAAACTCGATGGAACACCTGAAGATTTTGAGGAAGCTGTCATGCGAGGCGTTCAATTTGTGATGAAAGGGGGCGTTATATACAAGAAAGATGGGAAGGAGGTTCTTCAAATCTGATGTACAACGTCAATGCGGATTCTCGTGGTTTGTGAGTTCAATATGTGAAAAGCATCTCAAATCTCAGATAAAATTATGTTTTTCCAGCACAAATAACATACTGTGCCACTCGCGTGCATTACAAGTTGTCTAGAGCCCTGATGCATCAACTTCAAAACTACCATTTTAACCTGCCTCTTTTCAAGCCAGCATCGACCAGGAGCCCAATTTGGTATACctatttcttttcttgactGAATCTAGACCCAGCTGAGCACGGACCACAATCAAAACTAGCAAACTTCTTTTTTACAACTATTCAACTTTCACCAGAATCCCAC
Coding sequences:
- a CDS encoding hypothetical protein (Uncharacterized protein YJL213W); translation: MTSTRHIYDSKAESSSKYEEGDATGNGVSKTSRRVRRLYQIHVGQLFDSVGRVLVKDQVVTVDRDRGIIIDVSDEQLKDWEWVVGKEEVNVSVERIDLEGLVLLPGFVDVHVHLFLHPYSETSWDDQVTKESLSERTVRATVHARRTLLAGYTTVRDLGTEGALDADIGLRKCLAGQHPMIPGPRYYCATRAIVTTGSYGPKNTLTPSQQGVDGMRGAEPADGVAQCIQEVRKQIGAGADWIKIYADYRPRSLTAPVSFSTATRSIATFHEDEMKAMINTAHALGVKVAAHASTFGAIKNAVALGVNSIEHGGQICLGEEEDEEELENGTGVTELLEELVKPGGNTFFVPTVAVYYTIQQSGTVYGNQQWEMAKRTFEAALSVDSSQFDTSNATYLDGEKPDLNIACGGDTAVFPHGQNALEMSLMRKLGASWERVLGWGTYSGWKCVRGMEWEGVKGKKKLERLQAREKNRKFNLSGGDEKGGGKEDLDLDRGVPFGAIRVGWAADLIGIQGKLDGTPEDFEEAVMRGVQFVMKGGVIYKKDGKEVLQI